The Temnothorax longispinosus isolate EJ_2023e chromosome 7, Tlon_JGU_v1, whole genome shotgun sequence genome contains a region encoding:
- the LOC139816552 gene encoding cyclin N-terminal domain-containing protein 1, with the protein MDLDTAYIEPLIHDWVEHLQQIVKKQEQEQMANATDFAMPFVGIPVSTVKAAFKIAEYLELEPTVKYMAIQLYDRFMCKHFWEIYKTEIVNTSSEASWLKVCNKSSNQTKLNLMSCFQLACKMDSHSSALGISQILNILHLIDKESEYTPSMISSSERRVIKTVDFKMPLYTPLQCIEILLAATGLGETPDMVNVSIDLLDLAYLKHDRLYSHLHLYYTHKDVLNEEHVAIKLISLKSNILFLSAAVVYCATFFLCLDTNASEEQVVVTKLAELSNTTDTDIFNMANMLLLIATQR; encoded by the exons ATGGATTTAGATACAGCTTATATTG AACCATTGATTCACGATTGGGTGGAGCATCTCCAGCAAATTGTGAAAAAACAGGAGCAGGAGCAGATGGCCAACGCAACCGATTTTGCTATGCCGTTTGTAG GAATTCCAGTATCTACTGTGAAAGCTGCCTTCAAGATAGCGGAATACTTGGAGCTAGAGCCGACTGTCAAGTATATGGCCATTCAACTGTACGACAGATTCATGTGTAAACACTTTTGGGAAATTTACAAGACTGAGATTGTGAATACGTCGTCCGAGGCATCGTGGTTGAAAGTTTGCAACAAGAGCTCTAATCAAACcaagttaaatttaatgtcGTGCTTTCAGTTGGCATGCAAAATGGATTCTCATTCCAGTGCTTTAGGAATATCGCAA ATTCTCAATATTCTACATCTGATTGACAAAGAGTCTGAATATACGCCGAGTATGATTTCCTCTTCGGAACGTAGAGTTATCAAAACGGTAGACTTTAAAATGCCCCTTTACACTCCACTGCAATGCATCGAGATTCTTCTGGCGGCGACAGGTCTCGGGGAAACGCCAGATATGGTTAACGTTTCGATAGATTTGTTGGATTTGGCTTACCTAAAG cACGATAGATTATATTCGCACCTTCATTTATATTACACGCACAAAGATGTTTTAAACGAGGAACATGTAGCCATAAAGCTAATATCGTTGAAATCGAATATACTTTTCTTAAGCGCAGCAGTAGTATATTGCGCAACGTTCTTTTTGTGCTTGGATACAAATGCCTCGGAAGAGCAAGTTGTCGTAACAAAATTGGCAGAATTATCCAATACAACGGATACTGATATTTTCAACATGGCCAATATGTTGCTCTTAATAGCAACGCAACGCTAA
- the Mrps5 gene encoding small ribosomal subunit protein uS5m encodes MASTRILRICGLLRNSPRNIPSMSNDARNLFTVDCSHFLKTHIPLVCDTRNKTFFINKSGDELWKGVTSVSNAGRKRGRAKGLPRKRDLNKGQIIGVGKIPIQFPGLNTPVFRGRELVQQQKLPVDPEREERLAKLRQSYKTGPRRMKLSPLERGWTSVQMGGRKIGPPDSVGEDTFDGFETWVLESKIVNCMTGNLGRKSKISMFVVTGNGNGLAGFALGKAPAQKTAMKTAKNRAGQRLMYIPRYKEHTVLHDFFTQFGDTKLFVKKMHQGYGLVCHRAIRACCEAIGIKDMHAKVEGTKSLQHIIKAFFIGLLQQKSYQQLADEKRLHLVEFKSENGNYPVVIASPSQVRKPEEVTSHEILDFTQYVFGGKVILQKKKSAPFYTRLPSWKTRLLKLERTRHFDETRLKLTAEYGALNSFLTEKYPEAKLRPKRKPSENETEE; translated from the exons atggcCTCGACTCGAATATTACGTATTTGTGGACTTTTGAGAAATTCGCCAAGAAATATTCCATCTATGAGCAATG ATGcacgtaatttatttactgtcgattgttcacattttttaaagacgCACATCCCTTTAGTATGCGATACAAGGAATAAGACATTTTTCATCAACA AATCTGGGGACGAATTGTGGAAAGGTGTGACGAGCGTCAGTAATGCAGGGAGGAAAAGAGGCAGAGCTAAAGGCTTaccgagaaagagagatttaaACAAGGGTCAGATTATTGGCGTAGGAAAAATTCCGATACAATTTCCCGGTCTCAATACACCTGTATTCAGAGGAAGAGAACTCGTTCAACAGCAAAAGCTGCCTGTGGATCCTGAGAGGGAGGAGAGGCTCGCCAAGCTACGACAAAGCTATAAAACTGGGCCGAGGCGGATGAAATTATCGCCGTTGGAACGTGGTTGGACGAGTGTCCAAATGGGTGGCAGAAAGATTGGACCACCTGATTCTGTTGGAGAAG ATACCTTTGACGGCTTTGAAACTTGGGTATTGGAAAGCAAAATCGTAAATTGTATGACTGGTAATTTAGGACGTAAGAGTAAGATCAGTATGTTTGTCGTAACGGGTAATGGAAATGGTCTGGCTGGATTTGCGCTAGGGAAAGCACCCGCACAAAAAACAGCCATGAAGACAGCTAAGAATAGGGCGGGTCAAAGATTGATGTATATTCCTAGATACAAGGAGCATACTG TGTTACATGACTTTTTCACACAGTTTGGAgatacaaaattgtttgtaAAGAAAATGCACCAAGGATACGGGCTTGTCTGCCATCGTGCGATAAGAGCGTGTTGCGAGGCAATTGGCATAAAGGATATGCATGCCAAGGTGGAAGGTACCAAGAGTTTGCAGCATATCATAAAGGCTTTCTTTATTGGCTTGTTACAACAG AAATCGTATCAACAATTAGCGGACGAAAAACGATTACACTTGGTTGAGTTCAAGTCGGAAAACGGAAATTATCCGGTAGTGATTGCCTCGCCGTCGCAAGTTAGAAAGCCAGAAGAAGTGACGTCCCACGAGATCCTCGATTTTACTCAATATGTTTTTGGCGGCAAAgtaatattgcagaaaaagaaatctgCACCATTCTATACGAGACTTCCATCTTGGAAAACAAGATTGTTAAAACTGGAACGAACGAGGCACTTTGATGAAACGAGGCTAAAGTTAACGGCAGAATACGGGGCGTTGAATAGTTTTCTCACTGAAAAGTATCCAGAAGCGAAGCTGCGTCCCAAGCGGAAGCCAAGTGAAAACGAAACGGAGGAATAG